A genomic stretch from Neodiprion fabricii isolate iyNeoFabr1 chromosome 3, iyNeoFabr1.1, whole genome shotgun sequence includes:
- the LOC124178938 gene encoding uncharacterized protein LOC124178938 isoform X1, with amino-acid sequence MASNHSETLCLGPVQSPRVHPECDISASDAKVSFALCECGDTFYTMRIIRIAIFFLCAGLVSCEEDTEGDAAAALVEAARALFNDKETVGGLQGMASAFMQSGAGKQVNEMLAGGNGNGAGQILSGIGSLLAGAGGQGGGNPLVNSVLESFMQSGKGASRSRRESESEGNGGFDFETMVNMASMFMGDNPGANAEGIMGFLPMLLQNFGGDGSAGGSSGVKKHDHSGHSWFLPPILENAHIMWEHFSNSELGQTLWKNSGLANIVGTMTNQDGSLQYEKIFQSFENPSFRRRWVRSLTNYVADWISHVSDPATRQRYLTTVQYVGNGFLKSQGYPKSAMFDPAKPAESLSRLTDATAKRFLNMKIDSQKYVRPALAYFQELTSLASQKGFIVSHINANELSNKLSNTMNNDFIEPLLKVYRAYKWGTKRPECAAHILCVINEKDKEPSPTLRQGLTRFASYPAAWFLSNRIGQNFWTLYAAVSESERCFAKHPVDCSDFHEEEVRVTTEAIHSEL; translated from the exons ATGGCCAGCAATCACAGCGAGACACTTTGCCTGGGTCCGGTCCAAAGTCCCCGCGTGCACCCGGAATGTGACATTTCTGCTAGCGATGCAAAAGTGTCTTTCGCTCTTTGCGAGTGTGGTGACacg TTTTACACCATGCGGATCATCAGGATAGCGATATTCTTCCTCTGCGCAGGACTCGTATCCTGCGAAGAAGATACCGAAGGCGATGCTGCGGCCGCATTGGTCGAAGCTGCTCGGGCTCTTTTTAACGACAAGGAAACTGTCGGAGGACTTCAAGGCATGGCCAGTGCTTTCATGCAATCCGGTGCCGGAAAGCAG GTGAACGAGATGCTGGCAGGTGGAAACGGAAACGGAGCCGGTCAAATTTTGTCCGGTATCGGAAGTCTTCTAGCCGGTGCCGGTGGCCAGGGTGGAGGTAATCCATTGGTCAACAGCGTGCTCGAGAGTTTCATGCAAAGTGGTAAAGGAGCATCGAGGAGCAGACGAGAATCCGAAAGCGAGGGAAACGGGGGCTTCGACTTTGAGACCATGGTCAACATGGCCAGCATGTTCATGGGAGACAATCCCGGCGCCAACGCCGAGGGTATCATGGGATTCCTACCCATGCTGCTCCAGAACTTTGGAGGCGATGGTTCCGCCGGAGGCAGCAGCGGTGTCAAGAAGCACGACCATTCCGGACACTCCTGGTTCCTGCCTCCGATCTTAGAGAACGCTCACATCATGTGGGAACACTTTAG TAACTCGGAGCTTGGACAAACTCTGTGGAAAAACAGCGGGCTGGCTAATATCGTTGGTACAATGACCAACCAGGACGGTAGTCTGCAGTACGAGAAGATATTCCAGAGCTTCGAGAATCCAAGTTTTCGACGTCGGTGGGTCAGGAGCTTGACGAACTACGTTGCTGATTGGATTTCCCACGTTTCAGACCCCGCCACGCGACAGCGGTATCTCACGACCGTTCAGTACGTTGGAAACGGGTTCCTAAAGTCCCAAGGATACCCAAAGTCCGCTATGTTCGATCCTGCCAAGCCAGCGGAGAGTCTGTCCAG GCTTACCGATGCGACGGCCAAACGGTTCCTCAACATGAAGATAGACAGTCAAAAGTACGTCAGGCCGGCTTTGGCCTACTTTCAGGAACTGACCAGTCTGGCTTCGCAGAAGGGATTCATCGTCTCTCACATAAACGCCAACGAGCTCAGCAACAAGCTCAGTAACACCATGAACAACGATTTCATCGAGCCCTTGCTAAAG GTATACCGAGCCTACAAGTGGGGCACGAAAAGGCCAGAGTGTGCAGCCCACATTCTCTGCGTCATCAACGAAAAGGACAAGGAACCGTCACCGACGCTTCGTCAAGGACTAACAAGGTTCGCGAGTTACCCGGCCGCTTGGTTCCTCAGCAACAGAATAGGTCAAAATTTCTGGACTCTTTACGCGGCGGTCAGCGAAAGCGAACGTTGCTTC GCCAAGCACCCGGTCGACTGCAGCGATTTTCACGAAGAAGAAGTCAGGGTGACAACCGAGGCGATACACAGTGAACTCTAA
- the LOC124178938 gene encoding uncharacterized protein LOC124178938 isoform X2, with amino-acid sequence MHSTVTVYVGRTILGKRLIGTFRDQCMIMILQSSMILSFYTMRIIRIAIFFLCAGLVSCEEDTEGDAAAALVEAARALFNDKETVGGLQGMASAFMQSGAGKQVNEMLAGGNGNGAGQILSGIGSLLAGAGGQGGGNPLVNSVLESFMQSGKGASRSRRESESEGNGGFDFETMVNMASMFMGDNPGANAEGIMGFLPMLLQNFGGDGSAGGSSGVKKHDHSGHSWFLPPILENAHIMWEHFSNSELGQTLWKNSGLANIVGTMTNQDGSLQYEKIFQSFENPSFRRRWVRSLTNYVADWISHVSDPATRQRYLTTVQYVGNGFLKSQGYPKSAMFDPAKPAESLSRLTDATAKRFLNMKIDSQKYVRPALAYFQELTSLASQKGFIVSHINANELSNKLSNTMNNDFIEPLLKVYRAYKWGTKRPECAAHILCVINEKDKEPSPTLRQGLTRFASYPAAWFLSNRIGQNFWTLYAAVSESERCFAKHPVDCSDFHEEEVRVTTEAIHSEL; translated from the exons ATGCACTCAACCGTCAC tgtTTATGTCGGCAGAACGATTCTCGGGAAGAGATTAATCGGTACTTTTCGTGACCAATGCATGATAATGATCTTGCAGAGTTCCATGATCCTGAGT TTTTACACCATGCGGATCATCAGGATAGCGATATTCTTCCTCTGCGCAGGACTCGTATCCTGCGAAGAAGATACCGAAGGCGATGCTGCGGCCGCATTGGTCGAAGCTGCTCGGGCTCTTTTTAACGACAAGGAAACTGTCGGAGGACTTCAAGGCATGGCCAGTGCTTTCATGCAATCCGGTGCCGGAAAGCAG GTGAACGAGATGCTGGCAGGTGGAAACGGAAACGGAGCCGGTCAAATTTTGTCCGGTATCGGAAGTCTTCTAGCCGGTGCCGGTGGCCAGGGTGGAGGTAATCCATTGGTCAACAGCGTGCTCGAGAGTTTCATGCAAAGTGGTAAAGGAGCATCGAGGAGCAGACGAGAATCCGAAAGCGAGGGAAACGGGGGCTTCGACTTTGAGACCATGGTCAACATGGCCAGCATGTTCATGGGAGACAATCCCGGCGCCAACGCCGAGGGTATCATGGGATTCCTACCCATGCTGCTCCAGAACTTTGGAGGCGATGGTTCCGCCGGAGGCAGCAGCGGTGTCAAGAAGCACGACCATTCCGGACACTCCTGGTTCCTGCCTCCGATCTTAGAGAACGCTCACATCATGTGGGAACACTTTAG TAACTCGGAGCTTGGACAAACTCTGTGGAAAAACAGCGGGCTGGCTAATATCGTTGGTACAATGACCAACCAGGACGGTAGTCTGCAGTACGAGAAGATATTCCAGAGCTTCGAGAATCCAAGTTTTCGACGTCGGTGGGTCAGGAGCTTGACGAACTACGTTGCTGATTGGATTTCCCACGTTTCAGACCCCGCCACGCGACAGCGGTATCTCACGACCGTTCAGTACGTTGGAAACGGGTTCCTAAAGTCCCAAGGATACCCAAAGTCCGCTATGTTCGATCCTGCCAAGCCAGCGGAGAGTCTGTCCAG GCTTACCGATGCGACGGCCAAACGGTTCCTCAACATGAAGATAGACAGTCAAAAGTACGTCAGGCCGGCTTTGGCCTACTTTCAGGAACTGACCAGTCTGGCTTCGCAGAAGGGATTCATCGTCTCTCACATAAACGCCAACGAGCTCAGCAACAAGCTCAGTAACACCATGAACAACGATTTCATCGAGCCCTTGCTAAAG GTATACCGAGCCTACAAGTGGGGCACGAAAAGGCCAGAGTGTGCAGCCCACATTCTCTGCGTCATCAACGAAAAGGACAAGGAACCGTCACCGACGCTTCGTCAAGGACTAACAAGGTTCGCGAGTTACCCGGCCGCTTGGTTCCTCAGCAACAGAATAGGTCAAAATTTCTGGACTCTTTACGCGGCGGTCAGCGAAAGCGAACGTTGCTTC GCCAAGCACCCGGTCGACTGCAGCGATTTTCACGAAGAAGAAGTCAGGGTGACAACCGAGGCGATACACAGTGAACTCTAA
- the LOC124178944 gene encoding RCC1 domain-containing protein 1-like, translated as MKIYYTGLNNSELFCDEEGSVKQVIDKFTIVPFTGIEDLEIGWNYILLWRDKELFISGKINLNESTEVTDKIPVLLKLPEEMEGCVQAIPGKETITILSVKHEIWQYKVFDKMWKQVSNFIQAADDNSDQEYTVKIFQGGCTVALTNFGRVYNIPILVDMPKRVKFTDVACGFDHTIILAENGEVYSMGMGSRGQLGHGDLEDCDNPTIIEALAGLKVVQISAAGWHSAVVTDQGDLYTWGWNTEGQMGISDEGTKVYATPKPVDFMDTDGRAFDASVKKAQCGNAFTICMMDDNSMWGCGSNKYGQLGMSRDALTNSRTFLKLNTAIDEKEIKNFKCREWGAIIITD; from the exons ATGAAGATATATTACACTGGTTTAAACAACAGCGAATTATTTTGCGACGAAGAGGGGAGCGTGAAACAAgttattgataaatttacaatcGTACCCTTTACGGGAATCGAAGATTTGGAAATAGGATGGAATTACATTCTTTTATGGCGGGATAAGGAACTTTTCATTTCTGGTAAAATAAATCTCAATGAGTCGACTGAAGTCACTGACAAGATTCCGGTCTTACTCAAACTACCGGAAGAAATGGAAGG ATGCGTACAAGCAATTCCTGGCAAGGAAACGATTACAATTTTATCCGTGAAGCACGAAATTTGGCAGTACAAAGTATTCGACAAAATGTGGAAAcaggtttcaaatttcattcaagcGGCTGACGATAATTCGGATCAAGAATATACGGTGAAAATCTTTCAAGGCGGCTGCACCGTAGCCTTGACAAATTTCG gaaGAGTTTACAATATTCCAATATTGGTAGACATGCCAAAGCGGGTGAAATTCACAGACGTTGCTTGCGGCTTCGATCACACGATTATATTGGCTGAGAACGGAGAGGTTTATTCAATGGGTATGGGAAG CCGTGGTCAATTGGGGCACGGTGACCTTGAAGACTGTGATAATCCAACGATAATAGAGGCACTGGCTGGTCTGAAGGTGGTTCAGATCTCCGCTGCGGGTTGGCATAGCGCAGTGGTCACAGATCAG GGTGATTTATACACGTGGGGTTGGAACACAGAAGGTCAAATGGGAATTTCAGATGAAGGCACGAAGGTTTATGCAACCCCAAAACCGGTCGACTTTATGGATACCGATGGCCGCGCTTTTGACGCGTCGGTAAAAAAGGCACAATGCGGGAATGCGTTCACCATTTGCATGATGG ATGACAACTCGATGTGGGGATGTGGATCGAATAAATATGGGCAGCTGGGTATGTCCAGAGACGCGTTGACGAATTCGAggacatttttgaaactaaaTACTGCAATTGATGAGAAGGAGATCAAGAATTTCAAATGTCGGGAGTGGGGTGCCATCATCATCACAGATTAA
- the LOC124178942 gene encoding odorant receptor 13a-like — translation MTLSLNPDSSSVTITMYKYNLSFLGVWPFQKKGIRYTIHLGLILLTQVTLAIPEYIDLALNIGDVDKTIENLTCLVTVNMVIVKLIIMHIHRDSMVSCVNLVVADWDRIQSAEARRTMKRHRSWSKAVFLAAMALLYVSYALYIVLAVTVTATSNCSGSNANGSCKMLPMRANYLVNTDLSPLYEIIVVLQSVQGMITCTANYGVDTFMFFLTMHVCGQLEILQINLRRFVSADAPRPNILDARIFRKKIRILSKRHCELVDFSLHIEETLNVIILGLLLFSSVLICLIGFRFILSVENGDLFGAGKYMSYLTAILGQLFLYCFAGDYLQSQSLGLASAAYETHWYNLPPDIARDLLFAMIRAKNPLRISAGKFFFMTLESFKVILKTSASYLSLLRVIVERSAYKPKYF, via the exons ATGACTTTATCGTTGAACCCTGACAGTAGCAGCGTCACCATAACGATGTACAAATATAATTTGTCATTTCTTGGCGTATGGCCCTTTCAAAAGAAGGGAATACGTTACACGATCCACTTGGGACTCATCCTTCTTACTCAG GTGACGTTGGCCATACCAGAGTACATCGATTTGGCACTGAACATTGGAGACGTGGACAAAACGATCGAGAATCTCACCTGCCTCGTCACGGTGAACATGGTGATCGTCAAGCTGATCATTATGCATATTCACAGGGACAGTATGGTTTCGTGCGTGAATTTGGTGGTGGCTGATTGGGACAGGATTCAAAGCGCCGAGGCTCGCAGGACGATGAAGAGACACCGATCTTGGAGCAAGGCTGTCTTTCTCGCCGCGATGGCCTTGCTGTACGTCAGTTATGCCTTGTACATTGTCCTGGCGGTTACCGTGACGGCTACATCCAACTGCAGTGGAAGTAACGCGAATGGATCGTGCAAAATGCTTCCGATGCGAGCTAATTACCTGGTCAACACCGATTTATCACCGCTATACGAAATCATTGTAGTCCTGCAGAGTGTCCAGGGAATGATCACATGCACTGCGAACTACGGAGTTGATACCTTTATGTTTTTCCTTACGATGCACGTTTGTGGACAGTTGGAAATTCTTCAGATTAATTTGCGCCGCTTCGTGTCAGCAGATGCTCCTCGGCCTAACATTTTAGATGcaagaatttttcgaaagaaGATACGCATCTTAAGCAAACGTCACTGCGAACTAGTTGATTTTTCCTTACATATCGAGGAAACTTTAAACGTCATCATACTTGGACTATTACTCTTCAGTTCCGTCCTGATCTGTCTAATAG GGTTCCGGTTCATTTTGAGCGTTGAAAACGGAGATCTGTTTGGTGCAGGAAAGTACATGTCGTACCTGACCGCGATACTGGGGCAGTTGTTCCTCTACTGCTTCGCCGGTGACTACCTTCAGAGTCAGAGTCTCGGCCTGGCTTCCGCAGCCTACGAAACTCACTGGTACAACTTGCCCCCAGATATTGCCCGCGACCTTCTCTTCGCGATGATTCGCGCCAAGAACCCGTTACGTATATCGGCGGGAAAATTCTTCTTCATGACACTCGAGAGTTTCAAGGTCATCTTGAAAACTTCAGCGTCTTACTTGTCCCTCCTCCGCGTTATCGTGGAGCGATCTGCTTACAAGCCGAAATACTTCTGA
- the LOC124178948 gene encoding ADP-ribosylation factor-like protein 3 isoform X2: protein MGLLSILRKLRSNPDRELRLLLLGLDNAGKTTLLKSLASEDITQVTPTQGFNIKSVQSEGFKLNVWDIGGAKKIRPYWRNYFENTDVLIYVVDSADIKRLEETGRELAELLMEDKLRNVPLLVYANKQDLAQAVTAAEIAEGLGLHNIKDRDWQIQSCIATEGKGVKDGLEWACKSIKKK, encoded by the exons ATG GGGCTGCTGTCCATCCTGCGTAAGCTGCGATCGAATCCGGACAGAGAGTTGAGGCTACTTTTACTGGGTCTTGACAACGCGGGGAAAACAACGCTCCTGAAATCGTTGGCCAGTGAAGATATCACGCAG GTAACGCCAACCCAAGGCTTCAACATAAAAAGCGTACAGAGCGAAGGGTTCAAGCTAAACGTCTGGGACATCGGCGGTGCAAAGAAGATAAGGCCGTACTGGAGAAACTACTTCGAGAACACGGACGTGCTG ATTTACGTCGTGGACAGCGCAGATATCAAGCGACTGGAGGAGACGGGGAGGGAATTGGCCGAGCTTCTGATGGAGGACAAGCTTCGCAACGTTCCTCTTCTCGTCTATGCCAACAAACAAGACCTTGCCCAGGCCGTAACTGCAGCTGAGATCGCCGAAGGACTTGGACTCCACAACATCAAGGATCGTGACTGGCAGATACAATCTTGCATCGCGACGGAAGGGAAGGGGGTCAAG GATGGTTTGGAATGGGCCTGTAAAAGCatcaagaaaaaatag
- the LOC124178938 gene encoding uncharacterized protein LOC124178938 isoform X5, producing MRIIRIAIFFLCAGLVSCEEDTEGDAAAALVEAARALFNDKETVGGLQGMASAFMQSGAGKQVNEMLAGGNGNGAGQILSGIGSLLAGAGGQGGGNPLVNSVLESFMQSGKGASRSRRESESEGNGGFDFETMVNMASMFMGDNPGANAEGIMGFLPMLLQNFGGDGSAGGSSGVKKHDHSGHSWFLPPILENAHIMWEHFSNSELGQTLWKNSGLANIVGTMTNQDGSLQYEKIFQSFENPSFRRRWVRSLTNYVADWISHVSDPATRQRYLTTVQYVGNGFLKSQGYPKSAMFDPAKPAESLSRLTDATAKRFLNMKIDSQKYVRPALAYFQELTSLASQKGFIVSHINANELSNKLSNTMNNDFIEPLLKVYRAYKWGTKRPECAAHILCVINEKDKEPSPTLRQGLTRFASYPAAWFLSNRIGQNFWTLYAAVSESERCFAKHPVDCSDFHEEEVRVTTEAIHSEL from the exons ATGCGGATCATCAGGATAGCGATATTCTTCCTCTGCGCAGGACTCGTATCCTGCGAAGAAGATACCGAAGGCGATGCTGCGGCCGCATTGGTCGAAGCTGCTCGGGCTCTTTTTAACGACAAGGAAACTGTCGGAGGACTTCAAGGCATGGCCAGTGCTTTCATGCAATCCGGTGCCGGAAAGCAG GTGAACGAGATGCTGGCAGGTGGAAACGGAAACGGAGCCGGTCAAATTTTGTCCGGTATCGGAAGTCTTCTAGCCGGTGCCGGTGGCCAGGGTGGAGGTAATCCATTGGTCAACAGCGTGCTCGAGAGTTTCATGCAAAGTGGTAAAGGAGCATCGAGGAGCAGACGAGAATCCGAAAGCGAGGGAAACGGGGGCTTCGACTTTGAGACCATGGTCAACATGGCCAGCATGTTCATGGGAGACAATCCCGGCGCCAACGCCGAGGGTATCATGGGATTCCTACCCATGCTGCTCCAGAACTTTGGAGGCGATGGTTCCGCCGGAGGCAGCAGCGGTGTCAAGAAGCACGACCATTCCGGACACTCCTGGTTCCTGCCTCCGATCTTAGAGAACGCTCACATCATGTGGGAACACTTTAG TAACTCGGAGCTTGGACAAACTCTGTGGAAAAACAGCGGGCTGGCTAATATCGTTGGTACAATGACCAACCAGGACGGTAGTCTGCAGTACGAGAAGATATTCCAGAGCTTCGAGAATCCAAGTTTTCGACGTCGGTGGGTCAGGAGCTTGACGAACTACGTTGCTGATTGGATTTCCCACGTTTCAGACCCCGCCACGCGACAGCGGTATCTCACGACCGTTCAGTACGTTGGAAACGGGTTCCTAAAGTCCCAAGGATACCCAAAGTCCGCTATGTTCGATCCTGCCAAGCCAGCGGAGAGTCTGTCCAG GCTTACCGATGCGACGGCCAAACGGTTCCTCAACATGAAGATAGACAGTCAAAAGTACGTCAGGCCGGCTTTGGCCTACTTTCAGGAACTGACCAGTCTGGCTTCGCAGAAGGGATTCATCGTCTCTCACATAAACGCCAACGAGCTCAGCAACAAGCTCAGTAACACCATGAACAACGATTTCATCGAGCCCTTGCTAAAG GTATACCGAGCCTACAAGTGGGGCACGAAAAGGCCAGAGTGTGCAGCCCACATTCTCTGCGTCATCAACGAAAAGGACAAGGAACCGTCACCGACGCTTCGTCAAGGACTAACAAGGTTCGCGAGTTACCCGGCCGCTTGGTTCCTCAGCAACAGAATAGGTCAAAATTTCTGGACTCTTTACGCGGCGGTCAGCGAAAGCGAACGTTGCTTC GCCAAGCACCCGGTCGACTGCAGCGATTTTCACGAAGAAGAAGTCAGGGTGACAACCGAGGCGATACACAGTGAACTCTAA
- the LOC124178938 gene encoding uncharacterized protein LOC124178938 isoform X4, which yields MFYTMRIIRIAIFFLCAGLVSCEEDTEGDAAAALVEAARALFNDKETVGGLQGMASAFMQSGAGKQVNEMLAGGNGNGAGQILSGIGSLLAGAGGQGGGNPLVNSVLESFMQSGKGASRSRRESESEGNGGFDFETMVNMASMFMGDNPGANAEGIMGFLPMLLQNFGGDGSAGGSSGVKKHDHSGHSWFLPPILENAHIMWEHFSNSELGQTLWKNSGLANIVGTMTNQDGSLQYEKIFQSFENPSFRRRWVRSLTNYVADWISHVSDPATRQRYLTTVQYVGNGFLKSQGYPKSAMFDPAKPAESLSRLTDATAKRFLNMKIDSQKYVRPALAYFQELTSLASQKGFIVSHINANELSNKLSNTMNNDFIEPLLKVYRAYKWGTKRPECAAHILCVINEKDKEPSPTLRQGLTRFASYPAAWFLSNRIGQNFWTLYAAVSESERCFAKHPVDCSDFHEEEVRVTTEAIHSEL from the exons ATG TTTTACACCATGCGGATCATCAGGATAGCGATATTCTTCCTCTGCGCAGGACTCGTATCCTGCGAAGAAGATACCGAAGGCGATGCTGCGGCCGCATTGGTCGAAGCTGCTCGGGCTCTTTTTAACGACAAGGAAACTGTCGGAGGACTTCAAGGCATGGCCAGTGCTTTCATGCAATCCGGTGCCGGAAAGCAG GTGAACGAGATGCTGGCAGGTGGAAACGGAAACGGAGCCGGTCAAATTTTGTCCGGTATCGGAAGTCTTCTAGCCGGTGCCGGTGGCCAGGGTGGAGGTAATCCATTGGTCAACAGCGTGCTCGAGAGTTTCATGCAAAGTGGTAAAGGAGCATCGAGGAGCAGACGAGAATCCGAAAGCGAGGGAAACGGGGGCTTCGACTTTGAGACCATGGTCAACATGGCCAGCATGTTCATGGGAGACAATCCCGGCGCCAACGCCGAGGGTATCATGGGATTCCTACCCATGCTGCTCCAGAACTTTGGAGGCGATGGTTCCGCCGGAGGCAGCAGCGGTGTCAAGAAGCACGACCATTCCGGACACTCCTGGTTCCTGCCTCCGATCTTAGAGAACGCTCACATCATGTGGGAACACTTTAG TAACTCGGAGCTTGGACAAACTCTGTGGAAAAACAGCGGGCTGGCTAATATCGTTGGTACAATGACCAACCAGGACGGTAGTCTGCAGTACGAGAAGATATTCCAGAGCTTCGAGAATCCAAGTTTTCGACGTCGGTGGGTCAGGAGCTTGACGAACTACGTTGCTGATTGGATTTCCCACGTTTCAGACCCCGCCACGCGACAGCGGTATCTCACGACCGTTCAGTACGTTGGAAACGGGTTCCTAAAGTCCCAAGGATACCCAAAGTCCGCTATGTTCGATCCTGCCAAGCCAGCGGAGAGTCTGTCCAG GCTTACCGATGCGACGGCCAAACGGTTCCTCAACATGAAGATAGACAGTCAAAAGTACGTCAGGCCGGCTTTGGCCTACTTTCAGGAACTGACCAGTCTGGCTTCGCAGAAGGGATTCATCGTCTCTCACATAAACGCCAACGAGCTCAGCAACAAGCTCAGTAACACCATGAACAACGATTTCATCGAGCCCTTGCTAAAG GTATACCGAGCCTACAAGTGGGGCACGAAAAGGCCAGAGTGTGCAGCCCACATTCTCTGCGTCATCAACGAAAAGGACAAGGAACCGTCACCGACGCTTCGTCAAGGACTAACAAGGTTCGCGAGTTACCCGGCCGCTTGGTTCCTCAGCAACAGAATAGGTCAAAATTTCTGGACTCTTTACGCGGCGGTCAGCGAAAGCGAACGTTGCTTC GCCAAGCACCCGGTCGACTGCAGCGATTTTCACGAAGAAGAAGTCAGGGTGACAACCGAGGCGATACACAGTGAACTCTAA
- the LOC124178948 gene encoding ADP-ribosylation factor-like protein 3 isoform X1, giving the protein MLTTFQGLLSILRKLRSNPDRELRLLLLGLDNAGKTTLLKSLASEDITQVTPTQGFNIKSVQSEGFKLNVWDIGGAKKIRPYWRNYFENTDVLIYVVDSADIKRLEETGRELAELLMEDKLRNVPLLVYANKQDLAQAVTAAEIAEGLGLHNIKDRDWQIQSCIATEGKGVKDGLEWACKSIKKK; this is encoded by the exons ATG TTGACCACATTTCAGGGGCTGCTGTCCATCCTGCGTAAGCTGCGATCGAATCCGGACAGAGAGTTGAGGCTACTTTTACTGGGTCTTGACAACGCGGGGAAAACAACGCTCCTGAAATCGTTGGCCAGTGAAGATATCACGCAG GTAACGCCAACCCAAGGCTTCAACATAAAAAGCGTACAGAGCGAAGGGTTCAAGCTAAACGTCTGGGACATCGGCGGTGCAAAGAAGATAAGGCCGTACTGGAGAAACTACTTCGAGAACACGGACGTGCTG ATTTACGTCGTGGACAGCGCAGATATCAAGCGACTGGAGGAGACGGGGAGGGAATTGGCCGAGCTTCTGATGGAGGACAAGCTTCGCAACGTTCCTCTTCTCGTCTATGCCAACAAACAAGACCTTGCCCAGGCCGTAACTGCAGCTGAGATCGCCGAAGGACTTGGACTCCACAACATCAAGGATCGTGACTGGCAGATACAATCTTGCATCGCGACGGAAGGGAAGGGGGTCAAG GATGGTTTGGAATGGGCCTGTAAAAGCatcaagaaaaaatag
- the LOC124178945 gene encoding uncharacterized protein LOC124178945 translates to MINESIEFEIDRELNARDLIGTLGRKLGIYDYQTNMATFWLLDAIALEVVRWSSELNSSELGILVSWIAGEAKLIQDKQLSRTEFFQEMARLFALASDQIIEGHSMIYWEELTAVESSRRSEQESMNNEPSSVIQTSNSSVVLNNSANHKNGEIAMVQASADGDISRGRKSLNSSQTARLTVEGSLKVHEAIIESTYAMYANAFHYATVSAAFAKPVELHTYKFPYTLRFPRPLEPPIPPPVIKETSKKNKSGKSKEKKKRRSQTPDDIPPPPAPSMTDEEIIAEKRKFILPLKDSIEAPRLLERYAERPPSDNANTNIGSGKKGVKGTKGKRK, encoded by the exons ATGATTAACGAATCGATTGAGTTCGAGATTGATCGTGAACTAAACGCTCGGGATTTAATCGG AACCCTCGGAAGAAAGCTCGGAATCTATGACTATCAGACTAACATGGCGACCTTTTGGCTCCTCGACGCAATTGCTCTCGAAGTAGTTCGCTGGAGCTCAGAACTCAATTCCTCAGAACTGGGTATATTAGTCAGCTGGATTGCGGGGGAGGCAAAACTCATTCAAG ACAAGCAGCTCAGTCGGACGGAATTCTTCCAGGAAATGGCTCGATTATTTGCACTAGCATCAGATCAGATAATCGAAGGTCACTCAATGATTTACTGGGAAGAACTAACCGCCGTGGAATCGTCAAGACGAAGTGAACAGGAATCAATGAACAATGAACCGAGTTCTGTAATTCAAACGTCAAACAG TTCTGTTGTCCTGAACAATTCAGCAAACCACAAAAACGGGGAAATAGCAATGGTGCAGGCATCAGCCGATGGTGACATTTCGAGGGGCCGAAAAAGCTTGAATTCAAGCCAAACAGCTCGTTTGACGGTTGAAGGCTCGTTGAAAGTTCACGAAGCAATAATAGAGTCAACTTACGCAAT GTATGCCAATGCGTTTCACTACGCTACGGTGAGTGCAGCTTTTGCGAAGCCAGTGGAACTCCACACATACAAATTCCCATACACTCTACGTTTTCCGAGGCCATTGGAGCCACCGATTCCACCTCCAGTAATTAAGGAAACatcgaagaaaaacaagtcCGGGAAAAGTAAAG agaagaagaaacgcAGGTCTCAAACACCCGACGATATTCCACCGCCCCCAGCCCCGTCAATGACAGACGAGGAAATAATCGCtgagaagagaaaattcaTCCTGCCACTCAAGGACTCCATCGAGGCGCCTCGCCTTCTTGAACGGTATGCAGAACGGCCGCCAAGCGATAATGCAAACACCAATATTGGCTCTGGTAAAAAGGGGGTTAAGGGTACAAAGGGAAAGCGTAAATGA